TAAATTTCCACGATGATATGTTCCTGTACGGTTTCGGCTACAACTTCACCGGCAACGGTTGGTGGTTCAAGCCTTTCTTTGCCAAACGCTATACGGACCAAACCTATTACACTGGCGATAACGGCTACGTGGCAGGTTGGGTTGCGGGTTACAGCTTTATGCTGGGCAGAGAGAAATTCACCCTCACCAACTGGAACGAGTACGAGTTTGACCGTGATGCCACCTACGCAGCAGGTAATGGCGGTAAAGAAGGGCTGAACGGTGCGGTCGCCCTCTGGTGGAACGCTACTCCGAATATAACTACGGGGCTCCAGTACCGCTACGCGGACGACAAGCTGGGAGAAGCCTGGTATCAGGACGCCATCATTTACTCGGTCAAATTTAACTTCTGAACCATTTCTGCCGGGATTCCCGGCAGAAATACATAACACGATATATGATACAACGAATCCCCTTCTCGCCCTGCCATCACTATTCCCCTTGTTCTTGCACCACGTCCTCTAATGCTTCAGCAGTTGTTGAAAGTGACCGGTTCTTCCTGCGCTACTGTGACGAAAACATTTAATTGTTTTACTGAGTAATTCATCTATTTTCTTCATGAATGAATGCAATAAATCAATTTTATTTCTCAAACTGAAAGAAGCACAATAGCACCATCGATCATCTGGAGTATTTATGAAACTTTTTCGTATCCTCGATCCTTTCACCTTAACCCTGGTCACGGTGGTGTTACTGGCTTCTTTCTTTCCGGCCAGAGGCGGTTTCGTCCCCTTCTTTGAAAATCTGACCACGGCAGCTATTGCCCTGTTGTTCTTTATGCACGGCGCTAAGCTGTCGCGTGAGGCGATAATTGCTGGCGGTAGTCACTGGCGGTTGCATTTATGGGTAATGTGCAGCACCTTCGTACTGTTTCCGATTCTGGGTGTGTTGTTTGCCTGGTGGAAACCCGTAAACGTCGATCCCATGCTCTATTCCGGCTTTCTCTATCTTTGTATTCTTCCTGCCACCGTGCAGTCTGCAATCGCTTTTACTTCGATGGCGGGCGGTAACGTCGCGGCTGCCGTTTGTTCTGCATCAGCATCCAGCCTGCTGGGTATTTTCCTTTCGCCATTGCTGGTTGGTCTGGTGATGAATGTTCACGGGGCAGGAGGCAGCCTTGAGCAGGTCGGTAAAATTATGCTGCAACTACTGCTGCCGTTCGTGCTGGGGCATCTTTCTCGCCCATGGATTGGCAACTGGGTGGCGCGCAATAAAAAGTGGATTGCGAAAACTG
The DNA window shown above is from Escherichia sp. E4742 and carries:
- a CDS encoding nucleoside-specific channel-forming Tsx family protein: MKKHLLTLTLSSLLAIPAISHAEFKGGFADIGVHYLDWTSRTTEKSSAKSHKDDFGYLELEGGANFSWGEMYGFFDWENFYNDRHDKPGSEQRYTFKNTNRIYLGDTGFNLYLHAYGTYGSANRVNFHDDMFLYGFGYNFTGNGWWFKPFFAKRYTDQTYYTGDNGYVAGWVAGYSFMLGREKFTLTNWNEYEFDRDATYAAGNGGKEGLNGAVALWWNATPNITTGLQYRYADDKLGEAWYQDAIIYSVKFNF
- a CDS encoding bile acid:sodium symporter family protein, whose translation is MKLFRILDPFTLTLVTVVLLASFFPARGGFVPFFENLTTAAIALLFFMHGAKLSREAIIAGGSHWRLHLWVMCSTFVLFPILGVLFAWWKPVNVDPMLYSGFLYLCILPATVQSAIAFTSMAGGNVAAAVCSASASSLLGIFLSPLLVGLVMNVHGAGGSLEQVGKIMLQLLLPFVLGHLSRPWIGNWVARNKKWIAKTDQTSILLVVYTAFSEAVVNGIWHKVGWGSLLFIVVVSCVLLAIVIVVNVFMARRLGFNKADEITIVFCGSKKSLANGIPMANILFPTSVIGMMVLPLMIFHQIQLMVCAVLARRYKRQTEQLQAQQESHAGKI